A genomic segment from Bradyrhizobium diazoefficiens USDA 110 encodes:
- a CDS encoding TetR family transcriptional regulator, protein MADRRSRSISSRKQPQQARSTGLVAAILDAAVQVLAKEGAQRFTTARVAERAGVSVGSLYQYFPNKAAILFRLQRDEWQRTSELLRGILADRAKPPPARLRALVHAFIRSECEEAAIRTALSDAAPLYRDAPEAHDARAAGKGIVAAFMREALPKASDATRAVAGELITTTLSEVGKRFSETPRSAAEIARHAEGLADMFCAYLGELARRRDQC, encoded by the coding sequence ATGGCCGATCGTCGAAGCCGTTCAATTTCCTCGCGAAAGCAGCCGCAACAGGCCCGCTCCACGGGGCTTGTGGCGGCCATTCTGGATGCGGCTGTTCAGGTCCTGGCGAAGGAGGGCGCGCAGCGTTTCACGACGGCGCGGGTGGCCGAGCGGGCCGGGGTGAGCGTCGGATCGCTCTATCAATATTTTCCGAACAAGGCGGCGATCCTGTTCCGCCTCCAGCGCGACGAGTGGCAACGCACGAGCGAGCTCTTGCGCGGCATCCTCGCGGACCGGGCAAAGCCGCCGCCGGCGCGGCTGCGCGCGCTGGTCCACGCTTTCATTCGCTCCGAGTGCGAGGAGGCTGCGATCCGCACGGCGCTCAGCGACGCCGCGCCGCTCTATCGCGATGCGCCCGAGGCACACGATGCGCGGGCCGCCGGCAAGGGCATCGTCGCGGCCTTCATGCGGGAGGCGCTGCCCAAGGCATCGGATGCGACGCGCGCTGTCGCCGGCGAACTAATCACGACGACGCTGAGCGAGGTCGGCAAGCGCTTCTCGGAGACGCCGCGCAGCGCGGCGGAGATCGCGCGCCATGCCGAGGGGCTCGCCGACATGTTCTGCGCCTATCTCGGCGAGCTGGCACGACGCCGAGATCAATGCTGA
- a CDS encoding FMN-binding negative transcriptional regulator, translating to MHVLRPQFRIEKQRALEFAGQRGFGVIVAADERGPRASHVPFVLDQRDGQAIVQVHLAARNPLVPLADGTRRFLLIVAGDDAYISNDWYSSRDNVSTWLYEAVHLSGVAHLRGLDENRGHGDALLAVAEARLPKQPWDLAQMEPDKRESMLAAIRVIDLVVDQIEGQAKLNQHKSDADHVAVADHLARSEETVHRRLARKMQALRPELGYEMP from the coding sequence ATGCATGTCCTCCGTCCCCAATTCCGCATCGAGAAGCAGCGCGCGCTGGAATTCGCTGGGCAACGCGGCTTCGGCGTGATCGTGGCGGCGGATGAGCGCGGCCCGCGCGCCTCGCACGTCCCGTTCGTGCTGGATCAGCGCGACGGGCAAGCTATCGTGCAGGTCCATCTCGCGGCCAGAAATCCGCTCGTGCCGCTTGCGGATGGTACCAGGCGTTTCCTGCTGATCGTTGCCGGCGACGATGCCTACATCTCCAACGACTGGTATTCCTCGCGCGACAACGTCTCGACCTGGCTCTACGAGGCGGTGCACCTGTCGGGCGTGGCGCATCTGCGCGGGCTCGACGAGAACCGCGGGCACGGCGATGCGCTGCTCGCGGTCGCCGAGGCGCGGTTGCCGAAGCAGCCCTGGGACCTCGCGCAGATGGAGCCGGACAAGCGCGAGAGCATGTTGGCTGCGATCCGCGTCATCGATCTCGTGGTGGACCAAATCGAGGGGCAGGCCAAGCTTAACCAGCACAAGAGCGATGCGGACCATGTCGCGGTCGCCGACCACCTGGCGAGGTCGGAGGAGACCGTGCACCGGCGGCTGGCGCGGAAAATGCAGGCGCTGCGGCCGGAGCTTGGGTATGAGATGCCCTAG
- a CDS encoding IS630-like element ISRj1 family transposase, with translation MIPEAREVHLSRKDRKVLEACCRSPVTLQRDLKRARIVLLAADGRSTRSIAKEVGVQPRIVSLWRHRYADHGLEGLQDKPRPGKQPIYTKTTDKRILKLLDKPPPQGFARWTGPLLAEALGDVDVQYVWRFLRSHKIDLVARKSWCESNDPNFTAKAADVVGLYVAPPAKAIVLCVDEKPSIQALERAQGYLKLPNGRALTGQSHDYKRHGTTTLFAALEVATGKIIATHSKRRRRVEFLDFMNSVTATFPNRKLHVILDNLNTHKKNEDWLKAHPNVQFHFTPTSASWLNQVEVWFSILQGQSLSGTSFTSLKQLQEHIDAYVNAYNDRAEPFVWTKKKVRQRRFKGRRITQL, from the coding sequence ATGATACCCGAAGCAAGAGAAGTCCACCTTTCGAGGAAAGATCGCAAGGTGCTTGAGGCGTGCTGTCGCTCACCGGTGACGTTGCAGCGCGATTTGAAGCGGGCGCGGATAGTTCTGTTGGCGGCGGATGGGCGCAGCACCCGGTCGATCGCCAAGGAAGTTGGGGTCCAGCCGCGGATTGTCAGCCTTTGGCGGCATCGCTATGCCGACCATGGCCTTGAAGGGCTGCAAGACAAGCCGCGGCCTGGCAAGCAGCCGATCTATACGAAGACGACCGACAAGCGGATTCTGAAGCTGCTGGATAAGCCGCCACCGCAAGGGTTTGCGCGCTGGACCGGCCCCCTGCTGGCCGAGGCGCTGGGCGATGTCGATGTCCAATATGTCTGGCGGTTCCTGCGCAGCCACAAGATTGACCTGGTGGCTCGCAAGTCCTGGTGCGAGAGCAACGACCCGAACTTTACGGCCAAAGCCGCCGATGTTGTCGGCCTCTATGTCGCGCCGCCGGCGAAGGCCATTGTGCTGTGCGTGGACGAGAAGCCCTCGATCCAGGCTTTGGAGCGAGCGCAGGGTTATCTGAAGTTGCCCAATGGCCGCGCCTTAACCGGCCAAAGCCACGATTACAAGCGGCATGGCACCACAACATTGTTTGCGGCGCTCGAAGTCGCCACCGGAAAGATCATCGCGACCCATTCAAAACGCCGGCGCCGCGTCGAGTTTCTCGATTTCATGAACAGCGTCACCGCGACTTTTCCGAACCGCAAGCTTCACGTCATCCTCGACAACCTCAACACCCATAAAAAGAACGAGGACTGGCTCAAGGCCCACCCCAACGTGCAATTTCATTTCACGCCGACAAGTGCGTCATGGCTCAATCAGGTCGAAGTATGGTTTTCCATCTTGCAGGGGCAGTCGCTCAGCGGCACCTCCTTCACGAGCCTCAAGCAGCTTCAGGAACACATCGATGCCTACGTCAACGCATACAACGACAGAGCCGAGCCCTTCGTCTGGACCAAGAAAAAGGTCCGTCAACGCCGTTTCAAAGGCCGCCGTATCACTCAGCTCTGA
- the pdxY gene encoding pyridoxal kinase — protein MIPTLNHDSRSKKSGYYAMQAEGVNVAAVPTTLLSNHPRYPSLRGRVLETELVADLLKGVEERDLVDEAAVLVTGYLGSPGNAAVVADFVERALNRNSKLVYLCDPVIGDDGRVYVADGILDVVRHRLLPAANLTTPNQFELELLSGITIADAQDLRAACAALAGTGRIDVVATGCTLADTPDGQVETILCADGQLSRFATPRLPIRPYGTGDLLSGLIAAHLAKGKAMEAAVRLAVETIFAVLVRTQEAGSAEMRLVPLPTRKP, from the coding sequence ATCATCCCGACCTTGAATCACGACTCACGTTCCAAGAAAAGTGGGTACTATGCCATGCAGGCGGAGGGCGTGAACGTCGCGGCGGTGCCGACGACGTTGCTGTCGAACCATCCACGCTATCCGAGCCTGCGCGGGCGGGTGCTGGAGACCGAGCTCGTCGCCGATCTCCTGAAAGGCGTGGAGGAGCGCGATCTCGTCGACGAGGCCGCGGTGCTCGTCACCGGCTATCTCGGCTCGCCCGGCAATGCCGCCGTTGTCGCCGATTTCGTCGAGCGCGCCTTGAACCGCAATTCCAAGCTCGTCTATCTCTGCGATCCCGTGATCGGGGACGACGGCCGCGTCTATGTCGCCGACGGCATTCTGGACGTGGTGCGGCACCGCCTGCTGCCGGCGGCGAACCTGACCACGCCGAACCAGTTCGAGCTCGAGCTGCTCTCGGGCATCACGATCGCGGACGCTCAGGACTTGCGTGCGGCGTGCGCAGCGCTGGCGGGGACCGGCCGCATCGACGTCGTCGCCACCGGTTGCACACTCGCGGATACGCCGGACGGGCAGGTGGAGACGATCCTCTGCGCCGACGGGCAATTGTCGCGCTTTGCGACGCCGCGCCTGCCGATCCGCCCCTATGGCACCGGCGATCTCCTCTCCGGCCTGATCGCGGCGCATCTCGCCAAGGGAAAGGCGATGGAGGCGGCGGTGCGGCTCGCGGTCGAGACCATCTTTGCCGTGCTGGTGCGTACGCAGGAAGCGGGATCAGCCGAGATGCGTCTCGTGCCGCTGCCGACGCGGAAGCCGTAA
- a CDS encoding Flp family type IVb pilin, which translates to MKCLLADFAADESGATAIEYGLIAAGIALAIIEIIYALGTNLVAKLQSLATALK; encoded by the coding sequence TTGAAATGCCTGTTGGCCGACTTTGCCGCCGATGAATCCGGCGCCACCGCGATCGAATACGGCCTGATCGCAGCGGGGATCGCGCTTGCGATCATCGAGATCATCTACGCGCTCGGCACCAATCTCGTTGCGAAGCTGCAATCGCTGGCGACCGCGCTGAAATAA
- a CDS encoding EamA family transporter, translating to MFLKEKISASRLAGAIVIVGGLGVIGAESIGHIGADGVQGDLIFVLTGLMFAGFGALLRHWRVSAVSAALVINVLSLLLLPAYLLTGGPARVAAIGVTENAIQALAQGVLAGPAALYLFAVSVQRLGVARAAVFPACVPALTLLTGWLLLGEPPTMLQTAGLVTVLCGFYLAQRQR from the coding sequence ATGTTCCTCAAAGAGAAGATCTCCGCCTCGCGCCTTGCCGGTGCCATCGTCATCGTCGGCGGTCTCGGCGTGATCGGCGCCGAATCGATCGGCCATATCGGCGCCGACGGCGTGCAGGGCGATCTGATCTTCGTGCTGACCGGATTGATGTTCGCGGGCTTTGGCGCGCTGCTGCGCCACTGGCGCGTTTCCGCCGTGTCGGCGGCGCTCGTCATCAACGTGCTGTCGCTGCTATTGCTGCCGGCCTATCTCCTGACCGGCGGGCCCGCCCGCGTCGCTGCGATCGGCGTGACGGAGAATGCGATCCAGGCGCTGGCGCAGGGCGTGCTCGCGGGTCCTGCCGCGCTCTATCTTTTTGCCGTCTCGGTCCAGCGGCTCGGCGTCGCCCGCGCGGCGGTGTTCCCGGCCTGCGTGCCGGCGCTGACGCTGCTCACCGGCTGGCTCCTGCTCGGCGAGCCGCCGACGATGTTGCAGACTGCGGGCCTCGTGACGGTGCTGTGCGGGTTTTATCTGGCGCAACGGCAGCGGTGA
- a CDS encoding VOC family protein, translating into MTLLLNIDVPDVAAATNFYTEAFGLTVGRRFGADFVELLGWPAPVYLLTKQAGTLGAGSDRRRYERHWTPLHVDVVVDDVDAAVARAVRAGAVLEAPARDAPYGRIAMLADPFGHGFCLLAFSAKGYDALLGA; encoded by the coding sequence ATGACCTTGCTGCTCAACATCGATGTTCCCGACGTCGCCGCCGCCACGAATTTCTATACCGAAGCGTTCGGGCTGACGGTCGGCCGCCGCTTCGGCGCCGACTTCGTCGAGCTGTTGGGCTGGCCGGCGCCGGTGTACCTGCTGACCAAGCAGGCCGGCACGTTGGGCGCCGGCAGCGACCGCCGCCGCTACGAGCGGCACTGGACGCCGCTGCATGTCGACGTCGTCGTTGACGATGTCGATGCCGCCGTCGCGCGCGCGGTGCGCGCCGGTGCCGTGCTCGAGGCGCCCGCGCGCGATGCGCCGTATGGACGGATCGCGATGCTGGCCGATCCGTTCGGGCACGGGTTTTGTTTGCTGGCGTTCAGCGCGAAGGGATATGACGCGCTGCTGGGCGCGTAG
- a CDS encoding zinc ribbon domain-containing protein YjdM gives MPDAMKCPNCQSEHAYQDRDLWVCPECAHEWSATAGAAADAPQEAGVRDAHGNLLTDGDSVIVMKDLKVKGSSSVVKGGTKVRNIRLQDATDGHNIACKIDGIGAMNLKSEFVKKA, from the coding sequence ATGCCCGACGCCATGAAATGCCCGAACTGCCAGTCGGAGCACGCCTATCAGGACCGCGATCTCTGGGTCTGCCCGGAATGCGCCCATGAATGGAGCGCTACGGCCGGCGCTGCGGCGGATGCGCCGCAGGAGGCGGGCGTGCGCGATGCCCATGGCAATCTGCTGACTGATGGCGACAGCGTCATCGTGATGAAGGACCTCAAGGTCAAGGGCTCATCCTCGGTCGTCAAGGGCGGCACCAAGGTCCGCAACATCCGACTCCAGGATGCCACCGACGGCCACAACATCGCCTGCAAGATCGACGGCATCGGCGCGATGAATTTGAAGTCGGAGTTCGTGAAGAAGGCCTAG
- a CDS encoding pyridoxamine 5'-phosphate oxidase family protein has translation MDDLIRRKIQTLLDQHRTMRIATLRPDGWPQVTTVGYANEGFTIYFLCGIDSQKAQNLSRDDRVSLAIDDDPAQVMEITGVSMAARARILTDPAEAEKAIGLLMARYPEQKATGLAVPKPSEVRLIALTPTVISLLDYSKGFGHTDLVAC, from the coding sequence ATGGACGATCTGATCAGACGAAAGATCCAGACCTTGCTGGACCAGCACCGTACCATGCGGATCGCGACGCTGCGGCCGGACGGCTGGCCGCAGGTGACCACCGTCGGCTACGCGAACGAAGGCTTCACCATCTATTTCCTGTGCGGCATCGACAGCCAGAAGGCGCAAAACCTGTCGCGAGACGATCGGGTCTCGCTTGCGATCGATGACGACCCGGCGCAGGTGATGGAGATCACCGGCGTGTCCATGGCGGCGCGGGCCCGAATCCTGACCGATCCGGCCGAAGCCGAGAAGGCGATCGGCCTGCTGATGGCACGCTATCCGGAACAGAAGGCCACCGGCCTCGCCGTGCCGAAACCGTCCGAGGTTCGCCTGATCGCGCTGACGCCGACGGTGATCTCGCTGCTCGACTATTCCAAGGGATTTGGCCACACCGACCTTGTGGCGTGCTGA
- a CDS encoding c-type cytochrome, with amino-acid sequence MSRSVRIYIGLGILILLSLLFLFSVVHTAAGASRPSSRTAEEGHRLAQAWCQTCHAVEPHMAGFFDLAPSFQAIADRKGTTALSLKVFWRTSHQNMPNLVISPEQAEALSSYILSLRGD; translated from the coding sequence ATGTCGCGCAGCGTTCGAATCTATATCGGCCTCGGCATCCTGATCCTGTTGTCGTTGCTGTTTCTGTTCAGCGTCGTCCACACGGCCGCGGGGGCATCGAGGCCTTCCTCACGCACGGCAGAGGAAGGACATCGCCTGGCGCAGGCGTGGTGCCAGACGTGCCACGCCGTGGAGCCGCACATGGCCGGATTCTTCGACCTGGCTCCGAGCTTCCAGGCCATCGCCGATCGGAAAGGAACGACCGCGCTGTCGCTCAAGGTGTTCTGGCGGACCAGCCACCAGAACATGCCCAATCTGGTGATCTCGCCGGAGCAGGCCGAGGCGCTGTCGAGCTACATTCTGAGCCTGAGAGGCGATTGA
- a CDS encoding transglycosylase SLT domain-containing protein, with translation MPRKSSRLVPRLRSLRRGTRWVRKTFARAPRTVRIAGIAAILLAAIAILNIAYHVIRKPTELFVLVGDALDKQPAGTWRQYGPLFRTYSTATITPELLAALAQVESSGNPVARTYWRWRLSLNPLAIYRPASSAVGLFQMTDPALAEAARFCVRGNTVTETGCGSTFLYIRAIPSHAIELASAYLDRQVAMVLSLAGDVKATAQQKQDLAAFIHLCGAGPATAFARRKFQMVAGARCGDHLVAGYVARVNAMKRQFLRLAADGDG, from the coding sequence ATGCCAAGAAAAAGCAGTCGCCTCGTCCCCCGCCTTCGCAGCCTCCGGCGGGGCACTCGGTGGGTGCGCAAGACGTTCGCGCGCGCACCGCGCACGGTTCGGATCGCCGGCATCGCGGCGATCTTGCTTGCGGCTATCGCGATTCTGAACATCGCCTATCACGTCATCCGCAAGCCGACCGAGCTGTTTGTCCTTGTCGGCGACGCCCTCGACAAGCAGCCGGCCGGGACCTGGCGGCAATACGGGCCGCTCTTCCGCACCTATTCCACCGCGACGATCACGCCCGAATTGCTGGCCGCGCTGGCGCAGGTCGAGAGTTCTGGCAATCCGGTGGCGCGCACTTACTGGCGCTGGCGATTGAGCCTCAATCCACTCGCGATCTACCGGCCCGCCTCCAGCGCCGTCGGCCTCTTCCAGATGACCGATCCGGCCCTGGCTGAAGCCGCGCGGTTCTGTGTCCGCGGCAACACGGTCACGGAGACCGGCTGCGGTTCTACCTTCCTCTACATCCGCGCGATCCCGAGCCACGCCATCGAGCTGGCGTCGGCGTATCTGGATCGCCAGGTGGCCATGGTCCTCAGCCTCGCGGGCGATGTGAAGGCAACCGCACAGCAGAAGCAGGATCTGGCCGCCTTCATCCATCTCTGCGGCGCGGGTCCCGCCACCGCCTTTGCGCGCCGCAAGTTTCAGATGGTGGCCGGCGCGCGCTGCGGCGATCACCTCGTCGCGGGCTATGTCGCGAGGGTCAATGCGATGAAGCGGCAGTTTCTGCGGCTGGCGGCGGATGGCGACGGTTAG
- a CDS encoding ParB N-terminal domain-containing protein, with protein MPKPESFPIEKIFVPTKQKKAIKPEIVGEIAESILDIGQQAPISVRLDGDRLVLVEGLHRLEACKALGETTIIGVLVPAELAQHKPRLSEGPEVEAERIKMARLKKLRLEKEAAEASTAALKGVNATEAPRPRPAKGVRGNPKASLDRTAESTRKTLSDWITQQKGNGGRY; from the coding sequence ATGCCCAAACCGGAGAGCTTCCCGATCGAGAAGATCTTCGTTCCCACGAAGCAGAAGAAAGCTATCAAGCCCGAGATCGTCGGGGAGATCGCGGAAAGTATTCTGGACATCGGACAACAGGCCCCCATTTCCGTTCGGCTCGACGGAGACCGCCTCGTTCTGGTCGAGGGACTGCATCGGCTCGAAGCCTGCAAGGCGCTCGGTGAGACAACCATTATCGGTGTCCTGGTCCCGGCCGAGCTTGCTCAACACAAGCCGCGGCTGTCCGAAGGACCCGAAGTCGAGGCAGAGCGCATCAAGATGGCGCGATTGAAAAAGCTGCGCCTCGAGAAGGAAGCCGCAGAGGCATCGACTGCTGCCTTGAAGGGCGTCAACGCAACGGAAGCGCCACGCCCCCGTCCGGCGAAAGGCGTCCGCGGCAATCCGAAGGCATCACTGGACCGGACTGCGGAATCGACACGGAAAACATTGTCGGACTGGATCACGCAGCAAAAGGGCAACGGCGGCCGCTATTGA
- a CDS encoding MFS transporter, with protein sequence MTKIDENQTQSASPWIAFRHKAFTVVWIATVVANVGTWMYNAASGWLMTSLNPDPLTVSLVQVASSLPMFLFALPAGALADTVDRRRFLIGSEILLTVVATVSAVLVWLDLINPSILLLFTFLLGAGSAFTAPAWQSIVPQLVPKQDLAAAVATNGVGVNISRAIGPALGGIVIGVLGIAAPFWINALSNFAVIGALLWWRPPTSQGSSLPPERLTGALVIGFRHARYNLDLRATLIRAVAFFFFASAYWALLPLVARNQIAGGPELYGILLGAIGIGAVGGAFALPWLKAVLGPDRLVSAGTLGTAACLVLLGVARYSAIGFAACLLAGMSWIAVLASLNVSVQMSLPDWVRGRGLAMFVTVFFGAMTAGSALWGQLASAFGLPAAHFIAAAGAVAGIALTWRWKLQGGQGVDLAPSMHWPAPVLAVDADADRGPVLITVEYQINPEKRDGFLAAIRDLGQQRQRDGAYSWDVFEDAAASGRFLETFMVASWLEHLRQHQRVTNADKVVQDAIREFGAAGEPKVTHFIAARLASD encoded by the coding sequence ATGACAAAGATTGACGAAAATCAAACGCAGAGCGCGTCGCCCTGGATCGCGTTCCGACACAAGGCGTTTACGGTGGTTTGGATCGCGACCGTCGTCGCCAATGTCGGCACCTGGATGTACAACGCGGCATCCGGATGGCTGATGACGAGCCTCAATCCGGATCCACTCACGGTCTCCCTGGTCCAGGTCGCGAGCAGCCTTCCGATGTTCCTGTTCGCGCTACCGGCCGGCGCGCTGGCGGATACCGTCGACAGGCGCCGCTTTCTCATCGGATCGGAAATCCTGCTCACCGTCGTCGCGACGGTGAGCGCGGTTCTGGTCTGGCTCGACCTGATCAATCCGTCGATCCTGCTGTTGTTCACATTCCTCCTCGGTGCGGGCTCGGCTTTCACCGCGCCCGCATGGCAATCAATCGTGCCGCAGCTCGTCCCGAAGCAAGACCTGGCTGCGGCAGTGGCGACCAACGGCGTCGGTGTCAATATCAGCAGGGCAATCGGACCGGCGCTCGGTGGCATCGTGATCGGCGTACTAGGCATCGCGGCGCCGTTCTGGATCAACGCATTGAGCAACTTCGCCGTGATCGGCGCCCTGCTCTGGTGGCGCCCACCGACATCGCAAGGAAGCAGCCTTCCGCCGGAACGCCTGACCGGAGCCCTCGTGATCGGCTTTCGGCATGCGCGATACAACCTCGATCTGCGCGCGACTCTCATACGAGCGGTGGCGTTCTTCTTCTTCGCCAGCGCATATTGGGCTCTGCTCCCGCTCGTCGCGCGCAATCAGATCGCGGGCGGTCCCGAACTCTACGGCATTCTGCTCGGCGCGATCGGCATCGGTGCCGTCGGCGGCGCATTTGCGCTGCCATGGCTGAAGGCGGTTCTAGGACCCGACCGGCTCGTCTCGGCCGGCACGCTCGGCACGGCCGCCTGCCTGGTCCTGCTCGGTGTCGCACGTTATTCCGCGATCGGCTTCGCGGCCTGCCTCCTCGCAGGCATGTCATGGATCGCCGTTCTCGCGAGCCTCAACGTCTCGGTTCAGATGTCCCTGCCCGATTGGGTGCGCGGGCGGGGGCTTGCCATGTTCGTGACCGTGTTCTTCGGCGCGATGACCGCCGGCAGCGCGCTGTGGGGGCAGCTTGCCTCGGCATTCGGCCTGCCCGCGGCGCACTTCATCGCGGCCGCCGGAGCGGTAGCGGGTATCGCGCTGACCTGGCGCTGGAAGCTGCAGGGCGGCCAGGGGGTGGACCTCGCGCCCTCCATGCATTGGCCGGCCCCCGTGCTGGCGGTCGACGCGGATGCCGACCGCGGGCCGGTACTGATCACGGTCGAATATCAGATCAATCCGGAGAAGCGTGACGGTTTCCTCGCCGCAATCCGAGACCTGGGCCAGCAACGCCAGCGGGACGGCGCCTATTCGTGGGACGTCTTTGAGGATGCCGCGGCGAGCGGGCGCTTCCTGGAAACGTTCATGGTGGCCTCTTGGCTTGAGCATCTCCGACAGCATCAGCGCGTGACGAACGCAGACAAGGTCGTTCAGGATGCTATCCGCGAGTTTGGCGCTGCGGGCGAGCCCAAGGTGACCCACTTCATAGCGGCCCGCCTCGCGTCCGATTGA
- a CDS encoding hydrolase produces the protein MSDSKTLLQPSDCALLLIDQQAGLAFGVGSIDRQALLNNTIALARTAKVFGLPIVASTSASKVYSGPLMAAIREVLPDIHPIERRNMNLWEDDAARTAVLQTGKRRLIVSGLLTEACVSFLVLSALQEGFDVFVVGDACGGLTPVSHDLALRRMSDAGAHMTSWIQVLLEFQRDWTRRETYDGARSIVETHGGGYGIGLAYARDMIHPSP, from the coding sequence ATGAGCGACAGTAAGACCCTACTGCAACCCAGCGATTGTGCTCTCCTGCTGATCGATCAGCAGGCGGGCCTCGCATTCGGCGTCGGATCGATCGACCGTCAGGCGCTTCTCAACAACACGATTGCGCTCGCGCGGACCGCCAAGGTGTTTGGGTTACCGATTGTCGCATCAACGTCGGCCTCCAAGGTCTACAGCGGTCCGTTAATGGCGGCAATTCGGGAGGTTCTTCCGGATATCCACCCCATCGAGCGCCGGAATATGAACTTGTGGGAAGACGACGCGGCTCGAACAGCGGTCCTTCAAACAGGCAAGCGAAGGCTGATCGTTTCTGGCCTTCTGACCGAAGCCTGCGTCTCGTTTCTGGTACTTTCAGCGCTTCAGGAGGGCTTTGACGTTTTTGTGGTTGGCGACGCGTGCGGTGGTCTCACTCCCGTGAGTCATGATCTCGCCTTGCGACGCATGAGCGACGCAGGCGCACATATGACGTCATGGATCCAGGTTCTTCTGGAATTTCAGCGGGACTGGACGCGTCGGGAAACTTACGACGGAGCTCGATCTATCGTGGAAACCCATGGCGGCGGGTACGGAATTGGCCTCGCATATGCGCGAGACATGATCCATCCTTCGCCCTAG
- a CDS encoding helix-turn-helix transcriptional regulator, with product MTSQSYLVNAPQHFRLESPSLVLRSIENVGSFSAVRISRDTEGLGMTDPIPPEETFVVVWQLLDCPKSALWLDGKGINNPVHRKGALEFYDLECDTRAYIESPLDSLHLCIPKQSIARIAEEDGLPAPRSLSPRLGQSVDDPVIPMLAKLLIPMLERPNEVDTLGLDQTAVSIMAYVAGAYGPTPLAGRKPAGVLAPWQLRRVEELLDASLDGRITIAEIAKTCHMPTASFSKSFARSTGVTPRRWLSMRRVDVARKLLRDKAISLSEAALACGFSDQSHFNRVFLQLVGCTPKVYRDSL from the coding sequence GTGACGTCCCAATCCTACCTCGTCAACGCGCCGCAACATTTCCGGCTCGAAAGCCCGAGCCTCGTGCTGCGCAGCATCGAGAACGTCGGCAGTTTTTCGGCGGTGCGCATATCGCGCGACACCGAAGGCCTCGGGATGACCGATCCAATACCGCCGGAGGAGACTTTTGTCGTCGTCTGGCAACTGCTTGATTGTCCGAAATCAGCGCTATGGCTCGATGGAAAAGGGATCAACAACCCGGTCCATCGCAAGGGGGCCCTCGAGTTCTACGATCTTGAATGCGACACGCGGGCGTACATCGAAAGCCCTCTCGACAGTCTCCACCTCTGTATCCCGAAGCAGTCGATCGCAAGAATTGCCGAGGAAGACGGGTTACCTGCACCTCGTTCGCTATCGCCCCGTCTCGGGCAAAGCGTGGACGATCCCGTGATACCGATGCTTGCGAAGCTCTTGATCCCGATGCTTGAACGCCCGAATGAGGTCGATACGCTCGGGTTGGATCAAACTGCGGTTTCCATCATGGCCTACGTCGCGGGGGCCTATGGTCCCACGCCACTGGCGGGGCGAAAGCCGGCGGGCGTCCTCGCGCCCTGGCAACTGAGGAGAGTCGAGGAACTGCTCGATGCGAGCCTGGACGGTCGTATCACCATCGCTGAGATCGCAAAGACCTGTCACATGCCCACCGCCTCCTTCTCGAAGTCATTCGCGCGCTCGACCGGCGTGACACCGCGGAGATGGCTGTCGATGCGGCGGGTGGACGTGGCGAGGAAGCTGCTAAGGGATAAGGCGATATCCCTTAGCGAAGCGGCCCTGGCTTGCGGGTTTTCAGACCAGAGCCACTTCAACAGAGTCTTCCTGCAACTGGTCGGGTGCACGCCCAAAGTGTATCGGGATTCTCTTTAA